The Ziziphus jujuba cultivar Dongzao chromosome 12, ASM3175591v1 sequence GGCAATACTGTTGATGTGTGAATATCTGATGCGTTGTCCCATTGTGTCGGGTCGTGATATCGCCGTTGGCTCTTTCTTATGCGCAATGATTCTCTCTGTATGTATATTTGGGAATGTCTACAATGTTCTTTCCAGATAGTTTATGCAATTTTCAAATGAGACGTTCATTGACTAGGTTCTAATGAAGCATTTATTAGGCTCACTTTAGattctattatattattacaACATTCCAGTTGAGTTCTTTGCTTATCCTAGTTGGTATTCTTTATATATTCCTATTGCACAGATTGCAGTGATGTTGGAGGTATATAAGCCTTTTTCATTTAAGAGTTCCATTTCTAGGTTTTTCAATTGATTGATTTACAATGCAGGTTGCTAAACAATCTCAGAAATTCTGTCCTGAAGCAATTATTTTTCTCCGAATGATGCTGATGGCCGCTAAAGAAggaaataatatatcaaatcaTGATTCTCAGGTATGACTGTTATTTTACacaattcaaaataatataatgcaCAAAACCATGTATTTTTTTACAGCAAGTAATCAGTCAATATATGCTTATGAATTGTAGCTCGTGAGTGGAACACTTTAGTTCGtagttttaagaaaatataattgaGAAAAGCACCAAGAGGGATGCAATAATGTAGCACTCTAGTTAATAAtagcttcttattcttttggCAGTTTTATCATCTTATGGAACTGAAGGTACTAAGACCCCTGCTATGTATACGTGAATGTGTGAATGAAATTGCTCCGTTGAATTTCCTGAAGATAATGGACCTGCCAGAGGATTCATCATTTTTCTGCTCTGACAATTTCAGGTTTGTAGTTGATGGTTTTTGTCCCAACTACTAATAGTATATTGCGttattgttttttctctttggaCTTCTGCCTACCGTGCGCTTTTTGATAGAAATTCAAGGGGTCATTAGGTTTAGTACTCTTTTTTTCGGGTAATAATCATTAGGCTTAGTTTTCTTGACCATTGAAAGTGTCCTCTTTTCACCTGTAagcctctttctttttctccatggCCCGAGCAAGAGTCGCACAAGGTTCATGGCTGGTTTCCATTACCCAACATCCCCCTTACCTCTTACTCAATGGTAATCACAGCCACATTAACCAAAACCCTAGCATTTCTTCCTGTGAAAACCTCCCTGAACTGAAGAGCTGAAAATTCCAACATCTGCACATCCAAATTCATTTTTGCCTTTGTTAGAATTTGATTAAactcttaccttttttttattggcAGGGCTAGTATATTGATGACTTTGGTTGAAACTCTGAAGGGATATGCGGATGTTTATGGACGATTGAGTTCATTTCCTGAAATATTCTTACCAATTTCAACATTGTTACTTGAAGTTGCAGAACAAGAAAACTTTCCAGGTGCCTTACaagaaaaatttaaagatgTAGCTCAGCTCATTGAGACAAAAATAGATAATCATCACACGTTGCGACAACCTCTTCAAATGCGGAAACAAAAACCAGTACCCATCAAAATGCTTACTCCAAAGTTTGAGGAGAAGTAATACTTAATTACCCTCGTCATTGCCTTCTGTTATGATTAAAGCTTCTTATAATAGGTGGTTTGGAATTCAGCATTTAACAATAAATTGTTGTTTCTGCAGCTTTGTTAAGGGTAGAGACTATGATCCAGATCGTGAACGAGCAGAGatgagaaagttgaagaaacgtttgaaagaagaaagaaaaggggCTGTTCGTGAGTTGCGTAAAGATAATCATTTCTTGTATGAGGTGAAGGCAATGGACAAAGCGCAGATGGAAGCAGAACGAGCAGAGAATTTTGGAAAAGTGACACAGTTCctccaagaacaagaacatGCATTCAGGTCTGGGCAATTAGGAAAAGGCAGGAAAAGAAGAAGGTAAAACTGACTTTTGTTCTGTCACTTGCATGTTCTCTTTGAGCACTATCCAGCCAGAATCAGGTAATGCTAGTGTAGTCTGCCATTTTTATGTTACTTTGCTAATTTGAGCAGTTCTTAATCGGGCTCATTTTCCGTCTCGCAAATGACTAGCTGTTGATTCTGTGTTGTACCTACCATTCATAACTGCAGAGGAGATCGTTCATAGAAAGACAACAATGTAAGAGTCATAGAGTTGAAACCCTATTCCTCAAATGGAAATTTTGCGTGATTTTCATATATactttgtatattttatatggtaCATATATTATCCAGCTCGGATGGAAAAAGAGCTGATGTTTGTTGCATTATCTCCCATTTTGCTGTTAATTACAGTAGTATTAATTTCATCTATTTTTCTCCCAACTGCAgacattttttaaattgttttttatttattttattttatccaacTTATGAACTAAAGATCTAAATGCTAGCATTTTATTGGGTTAATTGGTCTTTAATATATTATAGATTTGGATTTTTGCAATTTAAACTTTCAATTTGAGCCTGTATTTGATCCAATCTACATTATATTAAATATGAGATTAACATGATATTAAtggtttaatattttatattacattTTGTATTTTAGAACCTGTAAATTATGTTcattgttattaatatatatatatatatatataaaaaaaaaaaaaaactaaaggtAATAACTAAAGTGGTGGGTTATGATTAGATACAATTAGATCAATATGCACGAAGTTGAAAGTAGAGGATGAATATTAAAATCTCGAAGTTTCCTTGGATGTAAATCCAGAGTTTGACTCGGCACTACATGTACCTTTTGCAAGTattaaattaattcattaatatcCTACTTTATAACTGAAAATGTTTTTGACTTGTATGATtcttacaaattttaaatattcaaagaagattataaataaatgaaaatgtaaTTGTGGAAGAAATAGTTTACCATTTTATGTGTCATAGCTATCAGATTGCGTAGATTGTAAAAATCTAATGGGTGTTGTCAGATTGCATAGATTGTATAAATTTAAGGGATGTAGATTTTATTGGGCATAACCATCAGATTGCATAGATTGTATAAATTTGACAGATGTAAATGGTTATCGATCTTCATTTCATCCATAATAGCATtcctatataaataaaatatgacaaATGGTAATACCTTTCATCACctaaatactaaaaattaagaTAGCAAGCCATTAACTTCGGACTGCATATGTATAGTTGACTTCCAATGCACAGGGTGCAAGTATCCTCACTCACATAGGATGTGAAATCCATATATGGACCCTACATTCTATGCGAGTGTGGACCCTACACCCTTTGTAAGTGATGGAATAtgtgcattcatatattaaagtttttttgcCCAAAAGAGTGATGTACTGTCATAAACGATGGGAATGATTAAAAAGATTTACTTTCAAGtagcaaataatataatagtatTACCAAAGttcaagtaaaaataaataaataaataaataaataatagtattaccaaaaaatgaaaaatagcgCAAATAACATAAGAGGTATTATATAATTCAAGATATCAATAAAGtacatattaattaacaaattaatataatttatagtgaattttttgaaaaaataagtataattaaatataaagcaATCATATAATAACACgtatatatttagttaatattCTGCTAAACTGGATGAAACCTAGCCAAAAtacaattcaaaaaatttatgggttaaATGATGTGAGAGAtgatatatcaatatttaattgattttttttttttttttcaattcgcTTACCCATTCGAAGGCCTATTTGGTAGCCGTGTATTAGGGGCTGCATTCGcttatattgtattattattagcTTATATTGTGTTATAATTATACAATATTTCGTACATGATAGTActatattgtaaatttttgtaaaaaaattaattttatcaagaCAAAATtggttatgattattattattattattattattattcatctatttttaaaataatgtcattacaaatttatacaatattaattatttaaaaaattaaacattaaaaaaaattaaataaatgtctTAATTATTGAATGGATTTTTATTATACTAAGCAAGAAAAGTTAgacaaaattgattttgtattatCGTTTACcatcatttaaataattatattattcataatattttcaatttgattattattactattattattattattattattatgaataataaaaacgttacctaaaaatatataatatcaattttttaaaaaaattaactttttaacaaaattatcatACACATTATAGTTATCTCAtacatataaccaaaaaaaaaaaaaaaaaaaggaacaagagaaaaaaaaaaaaaaaaaaaccaaaaagcttTCCCagtataaaatgtatataatattaaagttaaaacaaaatgtatatacatataacaataaacaaaagcaacccaaaaaaaaaaaaaaaaaggttgcatTAGTTAAAACAACACTAGCTAAAGAGTATGCCTGGTTAATGCCGAACATTTATCGTATTAGTTGGGGGTTCGAGCATTAAAGAGTATGCCTGGTTAATGTGCTTCCATCTACCAAACTTGTAtagtatcaaaataatattatatagataccAAATGAACTTTGAAGATGGTCTGTTTAGcatattgtattatattagcttgtattgtattaattaaaatgtattaacCTGTACtgtatcattattataatatggtatttagATTATAGAATAAAACTGCATAATGTGTTTGATAAAGGAtcgtattatattgtattaattttttattttttaaataaaattgaataaattgataatattttatttatatagtattttatccattaatttttataacCAAGAGTAAGatgataatatttgaattttttttaatagttattaaattAATCTAATTATTCTAAGGAACCGACAAAAAAAACCGCTTTCTAAAATGTTCATGATTTTTACTcatgtaattttcaaaaaaaattatattacacATGACATATTTTTATggctttttcattaattttttatttattattatttgtgataatttttatatttttgaaaaatgttatatatatacagtagaTAAGACAGCCAATGATATTTTCTAGCTTTTTCTTAATGTTTCTAAAAGGGCTTCAAACctggtaaaataataaaataagagggaaaaaaaaaaacataaaaagataagggaaaaaaataaaaataaaaataaaaagagtcaTAAAATTAGAAAGGATACAAAAAAACTGAAAAGTTGCACAATAAAAGTAAAACCCGTATCTCCCCTCTGAACAAATCATGCAGCATTTGCCGTATTACAAGTGGACCTGCATAGTTTGATACATTTTGTTTTCGTTGCTTTTTAACCAAACATGGAAGAGTATTAAATTAATACTGTCCATTATTTAATGCGTGGAACCAAAGAAACCAGAATGTTTAGTGAATGTGATTGGCTGTGAacgataataataaagaatcaTATATgatgaaataatcaaaatttcttaattaaaaCAGAGATAGTTGTCTAGCATCCActatttaagattaaaataagTTGCTTGATTATCCACGATGCATGTcatttcaattattaaataaaaataaataaacacgtCGATTCGAGTGACGTGGGAAATATTTGTAACGAACTCTATCTGACATAAAAGAACATTGtttatcataaaatttaataacaaaagtCAAACGTTTTAGGCtgtaatttaatattatctttaatatatttCTCTATAAATCAAAACAGGCTCATTGATTGAAGTGTCATAAACAAGAAAATGTATTCTTTAAACAgacaaaatcattaattaaattcaaCCGAAAAGcttattttatgaatttctttgtaaattatgcTCAAGTGGGGTTGTACTGGCAGAAATttcttatctatttaaaaacatAGACCAAGAAAACTGAAATcattaaatattatatgaatCCAATGTTCTTCTGCAAAGAGAAAAAGTAACAGAAAGATtaagtagagagagagagagagagacattgCAATGCTTCTCTTAAGCTTTCTTTGTTTGTGCCTTTGTTTAGCTCTCATAAAGATCTTTCACAAACTATGGTGGACCCCGATTCGCATACAGCATATGATGGCCTTGCAAGGAATCAAAGGTCCTTCTTACAGATTCATTCATGGAAACAACAAAGAAATCTTGAGCATGAAAAAGGAGGCCATTGCTAAAGCAATTCGTCTATCAcatgatatattatataagcTTCAGCCTCATTGTCACTTATGGACTAATTTGTATGGTAATGATAACTTTTTATCCTACTTTGcctttctaaatttaattttcatttcaaatgattttttttttttttttttgtagatatatattaaaatgggGGTGAGgggttttatttttagttttaagatTGATCGAACCAAACATCTGCAGAATTATTAATGATTATTATCATCTTGACCGTTTCAAAAGGATTTCAAAAGACAAAATTTGATTAGACTgagttttttatatatgtttgccAGGAAAAAATTTTATTCAGTGGTATGGTTGTGAAGCTGAATTTGTCATTACAGAACCAGAGTTGATCAAGGAGATTTTGAATGATAGAGATGGTGCTTATCCAAAACAAGATATCAACGTCTACAATAAGAAGATATTTGGAGATGGTCTTGGGGCATCTAAAGGTGAAAAATGGGCAAAAATGAGGAAACTGGCTAATTATGCTTTTCATGCTGAAAGCTTGCGAGTAAGGCTCTTGATATTAATTTCTATTGAAAAGATTACGACATTCTTGGTAATGAGATGATGAATTTGTATGATTGTACTAGGATATGGTTCCAGCGATGGTAGCTAGCACAGAGACGATGTTAGAACGATGGAAATACCAAGAAGGGAAAGAGATTGATGTTTTCGAAGAATTTAGATTGTTGACTTCAGAAATTATTTCCAAGACAGCCTTTGGAAGCAGTTATCAAGAAGGGAAACATATTTTTGAGATGATATCGAAGTTGTCAATTTTTATACCTAGAAATTTGCACAAATTGAGGGTTCCTGGAATCAGGTAATTCTCTTTGATCTAAAATCACTAAGTTGTAGAATAAAAGTTAATGGTTTATCAAAGTttgtcccctttttttttttttttttgggaccatAAGTGCTCAAGTTagttcgatatatatatatgtatatattatagaaaaaaatatcatatattatcAGTAGTGATGAACacaaataaatccaatataCTCATATGATGAcaatttaattagttaaatactatGAGTCTACTTCTTTTActaggtttttaattttaaaaaagtcaaaaaaaaatttaattaattaattaataattatcatgtCAGTAATAAATCATAATTGTTAACTAGTATATCATAATTGTTAACGGTAACATATTTCACTATTTTATCActtattcataaatttttgcagtaaatttattaaaacaaccGACCAAATAGAATCAGAGAAGCTCGAGAAGGAAATACACCAttccataaaacaaataattaaaaagaggGAAGACAAAGTAATGAAAGGAGAGGAACAAAGCTTTGGGAATGATTTTCTTGGAATACTACTTCAGGCTCACCATGATGCAAATGAAGACCAGAGAATTTCAGTTGAAAATGTGATTGATGAATGCAAAACATTTTACTTTACAGGCCAAGAAACCACCAATACTTTGCTTGCGTGGACAGTGTTGCTTCTTGCAATCCATTCTGATTGGCAAGAAGAAGCAAGAAAAGAGGTACTCAATTTATTTGGCCAACAAATTCCGAACCAAGACGACATAACAAAGCTCAAAACGGTAAATCAGCAACGtcaattaataaaacaaaaacatgatTTTGTTTAGAAATTTTGTATTAAGCTTGTTCGTTTCTAACTCAATTATCTTGCCCATTTTAATGCAGATGAACATGATCATCAATGAGACTCTAAGATTATACCCTCCTGTGACTGCCATTTCGAGAAAAGTCAAAAATAAGGAAGTTAGATTGGGGAAGCTCATTCTTCCACCTAATATGCTCTTGTACATGTCAACTCTTGCAATCCACCATGACACACAAATATGGGGAGAAGATGTTCATCTTTTTAAACCTGAGAGATTCTCTGAAGGAGTTGCTAAGGCTACCAAGAACAATATTGGtgcattttttccttttggaattGGACCAAGAACTTGTGTGGGATTTAACTTTGCATTCACCGAAGCAAAGATTGCTCTCTCAATGATTCTACAGCGCTATTCGTTCTCCCTTTCGCCTGCCTATGTCCACTCGCCGTTTCAGCTTATCACACTTCGTCCACAACATGGAGTTCAAGTAATATTGCACTCCATTTGAACCAACTGTATGTATATAGGATTGTTAAATTCCTATAAATTATGCTTGAAGGTTGCTAAAGTACTCAAGAAAATTGTTATGGGAttcgtgtgtatatatatatatagattggtGATTGGCCTAAAATTCCAAAGGTTAAGTTTGTGTTGAAGATGtgcaaataatgaaaaaaggttaagttggatGAATGCCTTCTATTTGCGTGTTGAATTTGTGTCTTTCGCTTTTAGAATGCTGTAACTTTGAAtagaattattaattatcaaaatgctATAGATTTATGTTTCTCTATTTAATagaatttagttttaaaattccatttgcacattaaaaaaaaaaaaaaaaaaaaaaaagaagatagttTTAAACATTTCAATTTTGTATGCACTAGACTgacaactaatatatatatattaaagatataACAATTCATATTTGAATCATCACATGAGAAAACGAT is a genomic window containing:
- the LOC107429080 gene encoding cytochrome P450 CYP749A22-like; its protein translation is MLLLSFLCLCLCLALIKIFHKLWWTPIRIQHMMALQGIKGPSYRFIHGNNKEILSMKKEAIAKAIRLSHDILYKLQPHCHLWTNLYGKNFIQWYGCEAEFVITEPELIKEILNDRDGAYPKQDINVYNKKIFGDGLGASKGEKWAKMRKLANYAFHAESLRDMVPAMVASTETMLERWKYQEGKEIDVFEEFRLLTSEIISKTAFGSSYQEGKHIFEMISKLSIFIPRNLHKLRVPGISKFIKTTDQIESEKLEKEIHHSIKQIIKKREDKVMKGEEQSFGNDFLGILLQAHHDANEDQRISVENVIDECKTFYFTGQETTNTLLAWTVLLLAIHSDWQEEARKEVLNLFGQQIPNQDDITKLKTMNMIINETLRLYPPVTAISRKVKNKEVRLGKLILPPNMLLYMSTLAIHHDTQIWGEDVHLFKPERFSEGVAKATKNNIGAFFPFGIGPRTCVGFNFAFTEAKIALSMILQRYSFSLSPAYVHSPFQLITLRPQHGVQVILHSI